One genomic region from Candidatus Limnocylindrales bacterium encodes:
- a CDS encoding histidine phosphatase family protein, with the protein MPAELWLVRHGETAWSIAGRHTGTTDLPLTENGRAAAEAAGRRLGGIEFARVVTSPLARARETCSLAGFGERAEILAELAEWNYGEDEGVTTAAIRETRPGWTIWTHGPRGGESREQVASRADRTIAGIRRVEGRTLAFCHGHFSRVLAARWIGLPLVQARHLRLETAAISVLGWERETAAIRLWNDTGKLPD; encoded by the coding sequence ATGCCAGCCGAGCTCTGGCTCGTGCGTCACGGTGAGACTGCGTGGAGCATCGCCGGCCGTCACACGGGCACCACCGACCTTCCACTCACGGAAAATGGCCGCGCTGCGGCCGAGGCCGCCGGCAGACGGCTCGGCGGCATCGAGTTCGCACGCGTCGTTACAAGTCCCCTCGCGCGCGCACGCGAGACCTGCTCGCTCGCCGGATTCGGCGAACGCGCGGAGATCCTCGCCGAGCTCGCCGAATGGAACTACGGCGAGGACGAAGGCGTGACGACCGCCGCGATACGCGAGACCCGCCCGGGATGGACGATCTGGACGCACGGTCCACGCGGCGGCGAATCGCGCGAGCAGGTCGCTTCGCGTGCCGACCGCACGATTGCCGGCATTCGCCGTGTCGAGGGGCGCACGCTCGCGTTCTGCCATGGCCATTTCTCGCGTGTGCTCGCCGCCCGATGGATCGGGCTGCCGCTCGTCCAGGCCCGCCACCTCAGGCTCGAGACCGCCGCCATTTCCGTGCTCGGATGGGAACGCGAGACGGCGGCGATCCGGCTCTGGAACGACACCGGCAAGCTGCCGGACTAG
- a CDS encoding sulfite exporter TauE/SafE family protein: MIAKSILFLLLGACTVGFAALWYRHERGFTAALPNRMQLAIGFVTDFLDTLGIGSFAITTSLYRGSGLVDDAEIPGTLNVGHAIPTFAEAFIFIAVVDVDMTTLIAMIAAAVAGAWLGAGVVTRWPRRRIQIGMGSLLLVAAAIMVLRQTGEVPSGGEALGLAGAPLVAGVLGNFVLGALMTLGIGLYAPCMILVSLLGMNARTAFPIMMGSCAFLMPAASARFIRSGRYDRRAALGLALGGTPAVLIAGLIVKSLPLETIKWLVVVVVIFTAISMLRSAAAARSV; this comes from the coding sequence ATGATCGCGAAAAGCATCCTTTTTCTCCTGCTCGGAGCATGTACGGTCGGCTTTGCCGCGCTCTGGTATCGGCACGAGCGCGGATTCACTGCGGCCCTGCCGAACCGGATGCAACTCGCGATCGGCTTCGTCACCGATTTTCTCGATACGCTCGGGATCGGCTCGTTCGCAATCACGACGTCGCTGTATCGCGGGAGCGGCCTCGTCGACGACGCCGAGATTCCGGGCACGCTCAACGTCGGACACGCGATCCCCACGTTTGCCGAAGCATTCATTTTCATCGCCGTCGTCGACGTCGACATGACCACGCTCATCGCGATGATCGCTGCTGCCGTCGCGGGAGCATGGCTCGGCGCCGGAGTCGTCACGCGCTGGCCGCGGCGCAGGATCCAGATCGGAATGGGATCGCTGCTGCTCGTGGCAGCGGCGATCATGGTCCTGCGGCAGACCGGCGAGGTGCCATCCGGCGGTGAAGCGCTCGGCCTCGCCGGAGCGCCGCTCGTTGCAGGCGTGCTCGGCAATTTCGTGCTCGGCGCGCTCATGACGCTCGGAATCGGGCTTTATGCGCCGTGCATGATTCTCGTTTCCCTGCTTGGCATGAACGCGCGCACGGCGTTCCCGATCATGATGGGCTCATGCGCATTCCTGATGCCGGCCGCATCGGCACGCTTCATCCGCAGTGGGCGCTACGACCGGCGTGCGGCGCTCGGCCTTGCGCTCGGCGGCACGCCGGCGGTGCTGATCGCCGGACTGATCGTCAAATCGCTCCCGCTCGAAACGATCAAATGGCTCGTCGTTGTCGTCGTCATCTTCACGGCGATCTCGATGCTGCGTTCCGCAGCAGCTGCTCGATCCGTCTGA
- a CDS encoding metalloregulator ArsR/SmtB family transcription factor, with protein MDAAALTSARDRVLFHLKTRGPQTATQLAHRLGVTPMAVRLHLQTLAGEGMISFTDERRKVGRPSRIWSLLPAAARMFPDSHSELTVELLRAVRSTFGEEGLDRLVGERSRQQRDSYRERMPGADAPIQARVEALAAIRKDEGYMAEWSCEQSGWLLVENHCPICAAAAVCQGFCRDELEIFREVLGRDVSVERVDHLLAGARRCAYRIEKATRDPEPQTAGGSGGPASTGRAGGSKEGPA; from the coding sequence ATGGACGCAGCCGCCCTGACCTCGGCCCGTGACAGGGTTCTCTTTCATCTGAAGACCAGGGGGCCGCAGACTGCGACCCAGCTCGCCCACCGGCTCGGCGTGACCCCGATGGCCGTACGCCTTCATCTTCAGACGCTTGCCGGCGAAGGAATGATCTCGTTCACCGACGAGCGCCGGAAGGTCGGCCGTCCGTCGCGCATCTGGTCGCTGCTGCCGGCCGCAGCGCGGATGTTTCCCGATTCGCACAGCGAGCTGACGGTCGAGCTGCTCCGGGCAGTGCGTTCGACGTTCGGAGAGGAAGGGCTCGACCGCCTGGTCGGCGAGCGCAGCCGTCAGCAGCGCGACAGTTACCGTGAGCGCATGCCCGGTGCGGATGCGCCGATCCAGGCGCGCGTCGAGGCGCTCGCCGCGATCCGCAAGGACGAGGGCTACATGGCCGAATGGTCTTGCGAGCAGAGCGGGTGGCTGCTCGTCGAGAATCACTGTCCTATCTGCGCCGCTGCCGCCGTCTGCCAGGGCTTCTGCCGGGACGAGCTCGAGATTTTCCGTGAGGTGCTCGGCAGAGACGTGTCGGTCGAGCGCGTCGACCATCTCCTTGCCGGCGCAAGGCGCTGCGCGTATCGAATCGAAAAGGCGACGCGCGATCCAGAGCCGCAAACGGCCGGCGGATCCGGCGGTCCGGCATCAACCGGCCGCGCCGGCGGTTCGAAGGAAGGTCCAGCATGA
- a CDS encoding right-handed parallel beta-helix repeat-containing protein — MSNSSRSLPAGNSLVTAVLTMGALLMASPAWSIATVTRCGETVQGNYKLDADLDCSEYGYDYLGFLIVNGTLHLNGHTITGKRTTDPDNKTPVIKCVYDCTIIGPGVIRQGYIGVDAWEDMTLENVELRENTTAAAITLRSLTATDVTVTGNGSGLRGIFVDVVHSTISGNVSRGVACNNGISGGKAQCNVVDSTVTDNGRGISSDNRIDMRGTVVSGSFEGVSSVRLRMDECVIQDNGDGGGIVTSGPTRIRNSQITGNTGDGVFVGGSGDHHTSKLKIADSTVTGNGDSGLRSYGRSFVVTGTDVSGNCAAGDQTYCADLSSCDALRVAGSTCGTSSNWCTDGAGFGVCSLD, encoded by the coding sequence TTGAGCAATTCTTCCCGCTCGCTTCCGGCTGGCAATTCACTCGTGACGGCCGTGCTCACGATGGGGGCGCTTCTGATGGCTTCCCCGGCCTGGTCCATCGCTACGGTCACGCGGTGCGGAGAGACCGTCCAGGGCAATTACAAGCTCGATGCCGACCTCGACTGTTCCGAGTATGGATACGACTACCTCGGGTTCCTGATCGTGAACGGGACTCTCCATCTCAACGGCCACACGATCACCGGCAAGCGGACGACGGACCCCGACAATAAAACTCCCGTGATCAAGTGCGTCTACGACTGTACGATCATCGGACCAGGCGTCATTCGCCAGGGTTACATCGGCGTCGATGCCTGGGAGGACATGACGCTGGAGAACGTCGAATTGCGCGAGAATACCACCGCAGCCGCAATCACGCTGCGCTCCCTGACGGCAACGGACGTCACCGTGACAGGAAATGGATCGGGCTTGCGCGGCATCTTCGTCGACGTCGTTCATTCGACCATATCGGGCAATGTTTCGCGCGGCGTGGCGTGCAACAACGGAATTTCCGGCGGCAAGGCGCAGTGCAACGTCGTCGATTCGACCGTCACCGACAATGGTCGCGGAATCAGCTCCGACAACCGCATCGACATGCGGGGAACGGTCGTCTCCGGCAGCTTCGAAGGTGTCTCCTCCGTGCGGCTTCGCATGGACGAGTGCGTCATCCAGGACAATGGCGACGGCGGCGGAATCGTGACCAGCGGGCCGACGCGAATCCGCAACTCACAGATCACCGGCAACACCGGCGACGGTGTCTTCGTTGGTGGATCTGGCGACCATCACACGTCCAAACTGAAGATTGCCGATTCGACCGTGACCGGTAACGGCGACAGCGGGCTTCGTTCGTACGGCCGCAGCTTCGTCGTCACCGGAACGGACGTCTCCGGCAACTGCGCCGCGGGCGACCAGACGTACTGCGCGGA
- a CDS encoding FxLYD domain-containing protein translates to MTGPSRAVLAIATVSMLAFTLVPAATHADPKQTVHTARGAAALLFDGRLEPDDRVFGIVVADEPRAYAIADLEHAGPLVHDAAGGGGLDIAFDASGAHVAARPGVNAEQHTTSWKEWIRAHPDTSLWRMPAIAEPEPNRPVSDVRVAESHDYRTGFGCTLMQTRVTSVGAEPPGLFVISGTIENVAAAAVDHVVLRFELVGADGRVVYRDEGFNRSAEALAAPVAVRGDDVVPIAGGATDTFRMIFLSDELPAFERTRVSVARVY, encoded by the coding sequence GTGACTGGCCCGTCGCGAGCTGTTCTTGCGATCGCCACCGTATCGATGCTGGCGTTCACGCTGGTGCCGGCGGCGACGCATGCCGATCCGAAGCAAACCGTGCACACCGCAAGAGGCGCCGCCGCGCTGCTGTTCGACGGGCGTCTCGAGCCCGACGACAGGGTCTTCGGCATCGTCGTGGCGGACGAACCACGCGCCTATGCGATTGCCGATCTGGAGCACGCCGGTCCCCTCGTACACGACGCGGCCGGCGGCGGCGGGCTGGACATCGCATTCGATGCAAGCGGAGCGCACGTGGCTGCGCGGCCGGGCGTCAACGCCGAACAGCACACGACGAGCTGGAAGGAATGGATACGCGCGCATCCGGACACGTCACTGTGGCGAATGCCGGCGATCGCAGAGCCCGAGCCGAACCGTCCCGTCAGCGACGTGCGCGTGGCCGAGTCGCACGACTATCGGACCGGATTCGGATGCACGCTGATGCAGACGCGCGTGACGAGCGTCGGAGCGGAGCCGCCGGGCCTCTTCGTGATCAGCGGCACGATCGAGAACGTCGCGGCCGCCGCCGTCGATCACGTCGTGCTCCGCTTCGAGCTGGTCGGCGCGGATGGTCGCGTGGTCTATCGCGACGAAGGCTTCAACCGTTCGGCCGAGGCGCTGGCGGCGCCGGTGGCGGTCCGCGGCGACGACGTCGTCCCGATCGCCGGCGGAGCCACCGACACGTTTCGGATGATCTTCCTGTCGGACGAGCTGCCGGCGTTCGAACGCACGCGCGTGTCCGTCGCGCGCGTGTACTGA
- a CDS encoding MFS transporter → MDSGGERDGGRAAGVWDRSHRRLTVGLLLVVSLTAFEALAVATVLPATATDLAGGDLGWYGWVFSGFMLANLVGIPAAGAFSDRFGATGPFLGGCALFAGGLVFSGASWSMPALIAGRVAQGLGAGALSSVAYVAVARGYDSRDQPRMLALLASAWVLPGLLGPSIAAAIATHFGWRAVFFSIVPLTLVGAVLATGGLASLAGSGDSPDDSSSGRTSSGRTSRRQIALAVRLALGCGLVLAAPSLSQPAAAAAAFIAGACVAGPALRRLVPAGTLSAAPGAPAALAAKALITFAFFGTEAFLPLALTIVRGESIALAGLVLTTGTMAWTTGAWIQERLVLRVSGIAIVRTGMILLSAAIVGAAGVLVSPWPVVLAGLSWATAGLGIGLCYSSATLMVFERTPKGEEGEAAAALQLANVLGVALGTGAGGAAVSVLMARGCSHTAAIAAADVLMLVAAIAGLFASARIGVADQSSSSSDSKPVTANQSFSSPGITNTTGATHGFGSST, encoded by the coding sequence ATGGATTCCGGCGGCGAAAGAGACGGTGGCCGAGCGGCCGGCGTCTGGGACCGAAGTCACCGGCGTCTGACCGTCGGTCTTCTGCTCGTCGTGTCGCTGACCGCGTTCGAAGCTCTCGCGGTCGCAACCGTGCTGCCGGCAACGGCCACGGACCTCGCCGGCGGTGATCTCGGCTGGTACGGCTGGGTCTTCAGCGGGTTCATGCTGGCCAACCTTGTCGGCATTCCTGCCGCAGGCGCGTTCTCGGATCGCTTCGGTGCAACCGGACCGTTTCTCGGCGGGTGCGCGCTGTTTGCCGGCGGCCTCGTGTTCTCCGGTGCTTCGTGGTCGATGCCGGCACTGATCGCCGGGCGCGTCGCGCAGGGGCTCGGAGCAGGCGCCCTCTCCTCGGTTGCCTACGTCGCGGTCGCGCGCGGCTACGATTCGCGAGACCAGCCTCGCATGCTCGCGCTTCTCGCCAGCGCATGGGTGCTGCCGGGACTTCTCGGGCCGTCGATCGCCGCGGCTATTGCGACGCATTTCGGCTGGCGGGCCGTGTTCTTCTCGATCGTTCCGCTGACGCTCGTCGGGGCGGTGCTGGCGACCGGCGGTCTGGCGAGCCTTGCAGGATCCGGAGATTCTCCGGACGACTCATCTTCAGGACGAACGAGCTCCGGGCGAACGAGCCGACGGCAGATCGCACTGGCAGTTCGACTCGCGCTCGGATGTGGCCTGGTGCTCGCGGCACCATCGCTGTCGCAGCCGGCGGCGGCCGCTGCCGCGTTCATCGCGGGTGCGTGCGTTGCAGGCCCTGCGCTTCGCCGCCTGGTTCCCGCGGGCACGCTATCGGCCGCACCCGGTGCGCCGGCTGCGCTTGCCGCCAAGGCGCTCATCACGTTCGCGTTTTTCGGCACGGAGGCATTCCTGCCGCTCGCACTGACGATCGTTCGAGGCGAGTCGATCGCACTTGCCGGACTGGTGCTGACCACCGGAACGATGGCGTGGACGACCGGCGCGTGGATTCAAGAACGGCTGGTGCTTCGCGTGAGCGGAATCGCCATCGTGCGAACTGGAATGATCCTGCTGTCGGCGGCGATTGTCGGTGCGGCGGGCGTTCTCGTCTCACCGTGGCCGGTGGTGCTTGCTGGCTTGAGCTGGGCGACGGCAGGGCTCGGCATCGGCCTGTGTTACTCGTCCGCCACGCTCATGGTGTTCGAGCGCACGCCGAAGGGCGAAGAAGGCGAAGCGGCGGCTGCACTGCAGCTTGCGAACGTGCTGGGCGTCGCGCTCGGTACCGGCGCCGGTGGTGCGGCGGTTTCTGTGCTCATGGCGCGCGGATGTTCGCATACGGCCGCGATCGCAGCAGCGGATGTTCTCATGCTCGTCGCTGCGATCGCGGGTCTTTTTGCGTCCGCGCGAATCGGCGTTGCCGATCAGTCCTCGTCCTCTTCCGACTCGAAGCCGGTGACGGCAAACCAGTCTTTTTCGTCACCGGGCATCACGAACACCACCGGCGCGACGCACGGATTCGGCAGCTCGACCTGA
- a CDS encoding glutathione S-transferase N-terminal domain-containing protein, which produces MRAYDVATSYIASIVRAGSGMAVAGAGKRPEKLLELYEFESCPYCRKVREALSILDLDAMIYPCPQGGPRFRPRVVARGGKSQFPFLVDPNTGRETYESEIIVGYLYATYGDSNVPWALSTPLVTDISSGIASAVRVTAGRIYRRSQPPAEPLELWSFEASPYCRLVRERLCELELAYVLHNVAKGSVGRKAFVERSGEMMVPYLYDPNTGAEMFESADICEYLEKTYAFRS; this is translated from the coding sequence ATGAGAGCATACGATGTAGCGACCTCGTACATTGCGAGCATCGTCCGTGCGGGCAGCGGCATGGCCGTCGCCGGCGCGGGCAAAAGGCCGGAAAAGCTGCTCGAGCTCTACGAGTTCGAAAGCTGCCCTTACTGCCGCAAGGTCCGCGAAGCCCTGTCGATCCTCGACCTCGATGCGATGATCTATCCGTGCCCGCAAGGCGGCCCTCGCTTCCGGCCGCGGGTTGTCGCGCGCGGCGGCAAAAGCCAGTTTCCGTTCCTCGTCGATCCCAACACCGGCCGCGAAACCTACGAGTCGGAAATCATCGTCGGCTACCTCTACGCGACGTACGGAGACAGCAACGTCCCGTGGGCGCTGTCGACGCCGCTCGTGACCGACATCTCGTCCGGAATCGCGTCGGCGGTACGAGTCACCGCCGGCCGCATCTACCGCCGCTCGCAGCCGCCGGCCGAGCCGCTCGAGCTGTGGAGCTTCGAGGCTTCGCCGTACTGCCGCCTCGTCCGTGAAAGGCTGTGCGAGCTCGAGCTCGCATACGTTCTGCACAACGTCGCCAAGGGAAGCGTGGGACGAAAAGCGTTCGTCGAGCGCTCGGGCGAGATGATGGTGCCTTACCTGTACGACCCCAATACCGGAGCCGAGATGTTCGAGTCGGCGGATATCTGCGAGTACCTGGAAAAGACCTACGCCTTCCGTTCATAG
- a CDS encoding sodium-translocating pyrophosphatase: MTRTLQGRAGWGKALLAAAVFLACCGAAPAFASEASLKLPSFSAPLFFGGSTSGASILMWGLVVCALGLLFGLSEYRTLRNLPVHKSMLEISDLIYETCKQYLITQGKFILVLEIFIGAVIVLYFGFLVKDASMTPLRVLIILLFSFVGIGGSYGVAWFGIRVNTFANSRTAFASLGGKPFPTYAIPLRAGMSIGLVLISVELLIMLAILLFIPGDLAGPCFIGFAIGESLGASALRIAGGIFTKIADIGADLMKIVLKIKEDDARNPGVIADCTGDNAGDSVGPSADGFETYGVTGVALITFILLATGGHPAAEASRIQVQLLVWIFSMRIMMVGASWLSYMANGAIAKSRYENANEMDYEQPLTFLVWLTSIVSIVLTYLVSYLLISDIQIGGVVNPTLWWKLSTIISCGTLAGAVIPEVVKVFTSTNSAHVAEVVQSSREGGASLNIISGLVAGNFSAYWMGIVIVGLMGIAYGVSTQGLIALFPIPGSSLDPSAIFAFGLVAFGFLGMGPVTIAVDSYGPVTDNAQSVYELSQIEEIPGIEKELQRDFGFTPNFEKGKLFLEENDGAGNTFKATAKPVLIGTAVVGATTMIFSIIFVLTQGLTSAADIAKISILHAPFLLGLVTGGAMIFWFTGASMQAVAVGAYRAVEFIKDNIKLDTTKASVADSRRVVEICTLYAQKGMFNIFLAIFFATLSFACVEPFFFIGYLISIAIFGLYQAIFMANAGGAWDNAKKVVEVDLKMKGTPLHDACVVGDTVGDPFKDTSSVALNPVIKFTTLFGLLAVELAVELHHTNPTLTALLAAAFFVISAFFVHRSFYGMRIEKSLTSS, encoded by the coding sequence ATGACACGCACCCTCCAAGGGCGCGCCGGTTGGGGCAAAGCCCTGCTCGCCGCCGCCGTATTTCTCGCCTGCTGCGGCGCTGCCCCGGCCTTCGCCAGCGAAGCCAGCCTGAAGCTCCCGTCGTTCTCTGCACCGCTGTTCTTCGGCGGCAGCACCAGCGGAGCTTCGATCCTGATGTGGGGCCTGGTGGTCTGTGCACTCGGGCTGCTCTTTGGACTCTCCGAATATCGCACGCTGCGGAACCTTCCGGTCCACAAGTCGATGCTCGAGATCTCCGACCTCATCTACGAGACCTGCAAGCAGTACCTGATCACGCAGGGCAAGTTCATCCTGGTGCTCGAGATCTTCATCGGCGCAGTCATCGTCCTGTACTTCGGCTTCCTCGTGAAGGACGCCTCGATGACGCCGCTGCGCGTGCTCATCATCCTGCTGTTCAGCTTCGTCGGCATCGGCGGAAGCTACGGCGTGGCGTGGTTCGGCATTCGCGTCAACACGTTCGCCAACTCGCGCACGGCGTTCGCGAGCCTCGGCGGAAAGCCGTTCCCGACCTACGCGATCCCGCTGCGCGCCGGCATGTCGATCGGCCTCGTGCTGATCTCGGTCGAGCTGCTGATCATGCTCGCGATCCTTCTGTTCATTCCCGGTGACCTCGCCGGCCCGTGCTTCATCGGATTCGCCATCGGCGAGTCGCTCGGCGCGTCGGCCCTTCGTATCGCCGGCGGCATCTTCACGAAGATCGCCGACATCGGCGCCGACCTGATGAAGATCGTGCTCAAGATCAAGGAAGACGACGCCCGCAACCCCGGCGTGATCGCCGACTGCACGGGCGACAACGCCGGCGACTCGGTCGGCCCGTCGGCCGACGGCTTCGAGACCTACGGCGTCACCGGCGTCGCGCTGATCACGTTCATCCTGCTGGCAACGGGCGGCCATCCGGCCGCGGAAGCCTCCCGCATCCAGGTGCAGCTGCTGGTCTGGATCTTCTCGATGCGCATCATGATGGTCGGAGCGAGCTGGCTCTCGTACATGGCCAACGGCGCCATCGCGAAGAGCCGCTACGAGAATGCCAACGAGATGGACTACGAGCAGCCGCTGACGTTCCTCGTCTGGCTCACTTCGATCGTGTCGATCGTCCTTACCTACCTCGTCTCCTATCTCCTGATCAGCGACATCCAGATCGGCGGCGTCGTGAACCCGACGCTGTGGTGGAAGCTCTCCACGATCATCAGCTGCGGCACTCTCGCCGGCGCGGTCATTCCCGAAGTCGTCAAGGTCTTCACGTCGACCAATTCGGCGCACGTGGCCGAAGTCGTGCAGAGCTCGCGCGAAGGCGGCGCGTCGCTGAACATCATCAGCGGACTCGTCGCCGGTAACTTCAGCGCGTACTGGATGGGCATCGTGATCGTCGGCCTGATGGGCATCGCCTACGGCGTCAGCACGCAGGGCCTGATCGCGCTGTTCCCGATCCCGGGCAGCTCGCTCGACCCGTCGGCGATCTTCGCGTTCGGCCTCGTGGCATTCGGATTCCTCGGCATGGGCCCCGTCACCATCGCCGTCGACAGCTACGGACCGGTTACCGACAATGCGCAGTCGGTCTACGAGCTGTCGCAGATCGAGGAGATCCCCGGCATCGAGAAGGAGCTTCAGAGGGACTTCGGCTTCACGCCGAACTTCGAGAAGGGCAAGCTGTTCCTCGAGGAGAACGACGGCGCCGGCAACACGTTCAAGGCAACGGCCAAGCCGGTGCTGATCGGCACCGCCGTCGTCGGTGCAACGACGATGATTTTCTCGATCATCTTCGTGCTGACGCAGGGGCTGACCTCGGCGGCGGATATCGCGAAGATCTCGATCCTGCACGCCCCGTTCCTGCTCGGCCTCGTCACCGGCGGCGCGATGATCTTCTGGTTCACCGGAGCGTCGATGCAGGCCGTCGCGGTCGGCGCCTACCGCGCCGTCGAATTCATCAAGGACAACATCAAGCTGGATACGACCAAAGCGTCGGTGGCCGACAGCCGCCGCGTCGTGGAGATCTGCACGCTGTACGCACAGAAGGGAATGTTCAACATCTTCCTCGCGATCTTCTTCGCGACTCTGTCGTTCGCGTGCGTCGAGCCGTTCTTCTTCATCGGCTACCTGATCTCCATCGCGATCTTCGGTCTCTACCAGGCGATCTTCATGGCCAATGCCGGCGGCGCGTGGGACAACGCGAAGAAGGTCGTCGAAGTGGATCTGAAGATGAAGGGCACGCCGTTGCACGACGCGTGCGTCGTCGGCGACACCGTCGGCGATCCGTTCAAGGACACGTCGTCGGTCGCGCTCAACCCCGTCATCAAGTTCACGACGCTGTTCGGCCTGCTCGCGGTCGAGCTCGCGGTCGAGCTTCACCACACGAACCCGACGCTGACGGCGCTGCTCGCAGCGGCGTTCTTCGTCATCTCGGCATTCTTCGTGCACCGCTCGTTCTACGGAATGCGCATCGAGAAGTCGCTGACGTCGAGCTGA